From a region of the Thiorhodovibrio winogradskyi genome:
- the cas5c gene encoding type I-C CRISPR-associated protein Cas5c, with amino-acid sequence MNTYCLEVWGDFACFTRPEMKVERVSYDVITPSAARAIFDAILWKPAIRWQVCRIEVLKPIRWMTLKRNEVGGLATDRGGGEGYRGLFIEDGRQQRAGLFLRDVAYRLHAELHFDAKRDPGANSEKYRQMFERRARRGQCVNQPYLGCREFAAAFELIDPGAATTAPIADSRDLGFMLFDLDFGDPQDPQPRFFRGQMQAGVIEVPNWSDPEVLA; translated from the coding sequence ATGAACACCTATTGCCTGGAAGTCTGGGGCGATTTCGCCTGCTTCACGCGCCCAGAGATGAAGGTCGAGCGCGTCAGCTACGATGTCATCACGCCATCGGCGGCGCGTGCCATCTTTGACGCCATTCTCTGGAAACCCGCCATCCGCTGGCAGGTGTGCCGCATCGAGGTACTCAAGCCCATCCGCTGGATGACGCTCAAGCGCAACGAGGTCGGCGGCCTGGCAACGGATCGCGGCGGTGGCGAGGGCTATCGCGGCTTGTTTATCGAGGATGGTCGCCAGCAGCGTGCTGGGCTGTTTTTGCGCGATGTCGCTTATCGACTGCATGCCGAGCTGCATTTCGATGCCAAGCGCGACCCTGGCGCGAACAGCGAAAAGTATCGGCAGATGTTCGAGCGACGCGCTCGGCGCGGCCAATGCGTCAACCAGCCCTATCTGGGCTGTCGCGAGTTTGCCGCCGCCTTCGAGCTGATTGATCCCGGCGCCGCCACAACCGCGCCCATCGCCGACAGTCGCGATTTGGGCTTCATGTTGTTCGATTTGGACTTCGGCGACCCGCAAGACCCCCAGCCGAGATTCTTTCGCGGTCAGATGCAAGCCGGCGTGATCGAGGTGCCGAATTGGTCCGACCCGGAGGTGCTGGCATGA
- the cas3 gene encoding CRISPR-associated helicase Cas3' gives MTSAFAGLFGSSDWANAAGLWHDLGKFRPRFQRYIREAVGLDPETAHLEARPGRAPHSTAGALLAERELGLAGRVLAYVIAGHHAGLHDWDGGLSTRMAGDDARDELAESLAARPPDDSPHPLLPPADLRQVPGGKAGFALWVRMLFSCLVDADFLDTEAFMAPEQAERRTAWPELASLAPVFDQSMQALVDQAPATQVNRLRAQVLEQCRAAAELAPGVFSLTVPTGGGKTLASMAFAICHALKHDKRRVIHVIPYTSIIEQTAAVFRGIFGDAVLEHHSAADATPDAETLRSRLACENWDAPIVVTTSVQFFESLFAARTSRCRKLHNIVNSVVVLDEVQLLPPALLQPIVDAMNLLAKHYGMTLVLATATQPVLSTRRYFDRARNFDGLDDVREIIPDPDALQDQLRRVRVRLPRDWHAPVAWEALAEELGRHDSALVIVNSRRHARELFRVMPAGTLHLSALMCGAHRSRVIRAIKQRLAAGEPTRVVSTQLVEAGVDLDFPVVYRALSGLDSIGQAAGRCNREGRLDQGEVVVFIPPEPSAPGLLRTAEDACRSTLHDIKDGDPLARLRFADYFERLYYSRDLDAQSIRRLLSIDDPKELNVQFRSAAERFRLIEDEDSVPVVVLDRDAGDHDLDILLGTLRKSGPDRWLMRRLQRYIVNIPRRDALCLLDQGDVEEQVPGLFVQISDWLYDPDLGLVIDGVAPRPAQTIV, from the coding sequence TTGACCTCAGCTTTCGCCGGATTATTCGGCTCTTCGGATTGGGCCAACGCCGCCGGACTCTGGCACGATCTTGGCAAATTCAGACCAAGATTTCAGCGCTACATCCGTGAGGCCGTTGGGCTGGACCCGGAAACCGCCCATCTCGAAGCGCGACCGGGACGCGCACCCCACTCCACGGCGGGCGCCTTGCTGGCGGAGCGGGAACTGGGTCTTGCCGGCCGCGTGCTGGCCTATGTGATCGCCGGGCACCACGCCGGTCTGCATGACTGGGATGGTGGACTGAGTACGCGCATGGCCGGCGATGACGCGCGCGACGAACTTGCCGAAAGCCTCGCCGCCCGTCCACCCGATGACAGTCCGCATCCGCTGCTGCCGCCTGCCGATTTGCGCCAAGTGCCTGGCGGTAAAGCGGGCTTCGCGCTCTGGGTGCGGATGCTGTTCTCCTGTCTGGTCGATGCGGATTTCCTGGATACCGAAGCCTTCATGGCTCCCGAGCAGGCCGAGCGGCGCACCGCTTGGCCGGAACTTGCCAGCCTCGCGCCGGTTTTCGACCAGTCCATGCAGGCGCTAGTCGATCAGGCGCCGGCGACCCAGGTCAACCGCCTGCGTGCGCAGGTGCTGGAGCAGTGCCGCGCGGCAGCCGAACTGGCGCCTGGGGTGTTTTCGCTCACCGTGCCGACCGGCGGCGGCAAGACCCTGGCGAGCATGGCTTTTGCGATATGCCATGCCCTCAAGCACGACAAGCGCCGGGTGATTCATGTCATCCCCTATACCAGCATCATCGAACAGACTGCCGCCGTGTTTCGCGGCATCTTCGGCGATGCGGTGTTGGAGCATCACAGCGCGGCGGACGCGACGCCGGATGCCGAAACGCTGCGCAGCCGGCTTGCGTGCGAGAACTGGGATGCGCCCATTGTGGTGACCACCAGCGTTCAGTTTTTTGAGTCGCTGTTCGCCGCGCGCACCTCGCGCTGTCGCAAGCTGCACAATATCGTCAACAGTGTCGTGGTGCTCGATGAGGTGCAACTACTGCCGCCGGCGCTGTTGCAGCCCATCGTCGATGCCATGAATCTGCTCGCCAAGCACTATGGCATGACCCTGGTGCTGGCCACCGCCACCCAGCCGGTGCTGAGCACGCGACGCTACTTCGACCGCGCGCGGAATTTTGACGGACTCGACGATGTTCGCGAGATCATCCCCGATCCAGATGCGCTCCAAGACCAACTGAGGCGGGTGCGGGTGCGCTTGCCGCGAGACTGGCATGCCCCCGTCGCCTGGGAGGCGCTGGCCGAGGAACTCGGTCGCCACGACTCGGCGCTGGTCATCGTCAACAGCCGCCGCCATGCACGCGAGTTGTTCCGCGTCATGCCGGCCGGAACCCTGCACTTGTCGGCGCTCATGTGCGGGGCACATCGCTCGCGGGTGATTCGTGCCATCAAGCAGCGTCTGGCCGCCGGCGAGCCAACCCGGGTGGTCTCTACCCAACTGGTCGAAGCCGGCGTGGACCTGGACTTTCCCGTCGTCTATCGCGCCCTGTCCGGGCTGGACTCCATCGGCCAGGCCGCCGGGCGTTGCAACCGCGAGGGGCGACTGGATCAGGGCGAGGTGGTGGTCTTCATCCCGCCTGAGCCTTCCGCACCGGGCTTGCTGCGCACGGCCGAGGATGCCTGTCGCTCGACCCTGCATGACATCAAAGACGGCGATCCGTTGGCCCGCCTCCGCTTTGCCGACTATTTCGAGCGGCTCTACTACAGTCGCGATCTCGACGCCCAGAGCATCCGCCGCCTGCTTAGTATCGATGACCCCAAGGAACTCAATGTGCAGTTCCGCAGCGCCGCCGAGCGCTTTCGGCTGATTGAGGACGAGGACAGCGTCCCGGTAGTAGTGCTCGACCGCGATGCCGGGGATCATGATCTCGATATTCTGCTCGGCACTCTGCGCAAGAGCGGCCCGGATCGCTGGTTGATGCGACGCTTGCAGCGCTATATAGTCAACATTCCGCGCCGTGATGCCTTGTGCCTGCTAGATCAGGGCGATGTCGAAGAGCAGGTACCGGGACTCTTCGTGCAGATCAGCGATTGGCTCTACGATCCTGATTTGGGCCTGGTCATCGATGGCGTCGCGCCCCGACCGGCGCAAACCATTGTCTGA
- a CDS encoding molybdopterin-containing oxidoreductase family protein, producing the protein MEVDYDAAGRLDRLRPDRDHPLGALCTLGEHAREIIYSEHRLKQPLRRKGPKGSLEFEPIGWDEAFELMVARLKAIKAESGPEATAIYTGRGSFELAMCDLFQPQGVAVSSASSVLFPFGSPNTLGVGALCYVSMAMIAPHVTMGGMFINMFSDIENAELIVVWGANPATDSPPRDLERILAAKRRGAEVVVIDPRRTRTSRLAEAEWIAPRPGTDGALALALAQVIIEEALFDPAFVRDWTLGFEDFRQYIQGFRPEQAARITGVPAERIRGLARRLAKARGASPVMYTGLEYSDSGVQAIRATLVLWALAGQLDVPGGRCFRMPNSDFPPNRSRLLANPALEKALGRERFPIYSQYRGESHAIALPESILAGKPYRIRGLIILGASLITSWPQPEVWKKTLNALDFLVSIDRQLTADCAYADLVLPATTGFEIDSYMRYGPIFRLREQVIDPVGESRSDFLILAELARRLGYGECFPRDEEAIIRFALEGSGYSLEDVRAAGGWVKRDTPEMRYRKWQAGLLRADGQPGFDTPSGKLEIASSILAEHGHDPLPVYTEPAEGPLANPALAKDYPLVFNSGARVTTDFRSQHHGIPGLLAKRPEPTVTINTRDAEARGIADGDKVRIRSPRGAVEMRALVTDDMVAGAIDANMGGGTPVGPDAWREANINELTDIARYDPISGFPIYKTLLCEVEPMGSIRTEPNQSDLG; encoded by the coding sequence GTGGAAGTGGATTATGACGCCGCCGGCCGCCTCGACCGGTTGCGGCCGGACCGCGACCATCCGCTGGGCGCGCTCTGCACTCTAGGTGAGCATGCGCGCGAGATTATCTACTCCGAGCATCGGCTCAAACAGCCACTGCGACGCAAGGGGCCCAAGGGCTCGCTGGAGTTCGAGCCCATTGGCTGGGACGAAGCCTTCGAGCTGATGGTCGCGCGGCTCAAGGCGATTAAAGCCGAGTCCGGGCCGGAGGCGACCGCCATCTATACCGGGCGCGGCAGCTTTGAGCTGGCGATGTGCGATCTGTTTCAACCCCAAGGGGTGGCGGTCTCCTCGGCCTCCAGCGTGCTCTTTCCCTTCGGCTCGCCCAACACTCTGGGCGTGGGCGCGCTCTGCTATGTCTCCATGGCGATGATCGCGCCCCACGTGACCATGGGCGGGATGTTCATCAATATGTTCTCGGATATCGAGAACGCCGAACTGATTGTGGTCTGGGGTGCCAATCCGGCCACCGATAGTCCGCCGCGCGATCTCGAGCGTATTCTCGCGGCCAAGCGGCGCGGGGCCGAGGTGGTGGTGATTGACCCGCGCCGCACCCGCACCTCGCGCCTGGCCGAGGCCGAGTGGATCGCGCCGCGACCCGGTACCGACGGTGCGCTTGCGTTGGCGCTGGCACAGGTGATCATTGAGGAGGCGCTGTTCGACCCGGCCTTTGTGCGCGACTGGACGCTGGGTTTCGAGGATTTTCGCCAGTACATCCAGGGTTTTCGCCCGGAGCAGGCCGCGCGCATCACCGGGGTGCCGGCCGAGCGAATCCGCGGCCTGGCGCGGCGCCTGGCCAAGGCCAGGGGCGCCAGTCCGGTGATGTACACTGGCCTTGAGTACAGCGATTCAGGTGTGCAGGCCATCCGCGCCACGCTGGTGCTCTGGGCACTGGCGGGCCAGCTGGACGTACCGGGCGGACGCTGCTTCAGGATGCCGAATAGCGACTTCCCACCCAATCGCTCGCGGCTGCTCGCCAATCCTGCGCTGGAGAAAGCCCTGGGACGCGAGCGTTTTCCCATCTACAGCCAGTATCGCGGTGAGTCTCACGCCATTGCCCTCCCGGAGTCGATCCTCGCGGGTAAACCCTATCGCATTCGCGGCCTCATCATCCTGGGCGCCTCGCTCATCACCTCCTGGCCGCAGCCCGAGGTGTGGAAAAAGACCCTGAACGCGCTGGATTTCCTGGTCAGCATCGATCGCCAGCTTACCGCCGACTGTGCCTACGCCGACCTGGTGCTACCGGCCACGACGGGCTTTGAGATCGACAGCTACATGCGCTATGGCCCCATCTTCCGCCTGCGCGAGCAGGTCATCGACCCGGTCGGTGAATCACGCAGCGATTTTCTGATTCTCGCCGAGCTTGCCCGCCGGCTTGGTTACGGTGAATGCTTTCCGCGGGACGAGGAGGCCATTATTCGTTTCGCGCTCGAGGGCAGTGGCTACAGCCTGGAGGATGTGCGCGCCGCCGGTGGCTGGGTCAAGCGCGACACCCCCGAAATGCGCTATCGCAAATGGCAAGCAGGTCTGTTGCGGGCGGATGGCCAGCCCGGCTTCGATACCCCCTCGGGCAAGCTCGAGATCGCCTCCAGTATTCTCGCCGAGCACGGCCATGATCCGCTACCGGTCTATACCGAGCCCGCCGAGGGACCCTTGGCCAATCCGGCACTGGCCAAGGATTATCCGCTGGTGTTCAACTCAGGCGCGCGGGTGACGACTGACTTCCGCTCCCAGCATCATGGCATTCCCGGGCTGCTCGCGAAGCGACCGGAGCCGACCGTGACCATCAATACCCGGGATGCCGAGGCGCGGGGGATCGCTGACGGGGACAAGGTGCGCATTCGCTCGCCCCGCGGCGCGGTCGAAATGCGCGCCTTGGTCACCGATGACATGGTCGCGGGTGCCATCGACGCGAACATGGGCGGGGGCACCCCAGTTGGCCCGGACGCCTGGCGCGAGGCCAACATCAACGAGCTGACGGATATCGCCCGCTATGATCCCATTAGTGGCTTTCCAATCTACAAGACCTTGCTGTGCGAGGTGGAGCCAATGGGCTCCATTAGGACTGAACCCAATCAATCGGACCTCGGATGA
- a CDS encoding TAXI family TRAP transporter solute-binding subunit — protein MNGKLTRWMMAAATGLALTATAAMAEDRADWPSSMTIGTASVGGVYFVYGNGLASYIGEALGVNASGEITGGPSQNVTLVQMQEHDIGLVTMGPMYEAWTGKSELAPGLEHKDVRALFPMYETPFHGIALSRSEIESVADLEGKRVSVGPAGGTAGTYWPRFFEALGVTVRPSFTGASDAASQLKDGLIDGFTFAAGVPIGAFSQLAAETDVKTFGFTPEELETILKEFPEVAAYTIPAGTYAGQTEDDNTVAMWNFAVVHRDMPESLAYEITKLVLENNDRMLKIHAAAKATLLENWVNNSFLPFHPGAVRYFEEQGITIPDNLRG, from the coding sequence ATGAATGGCAAACTGACTCGCTGGATGATGGCGGCGGCGACCGGACTGGCGCTGACCGCGACCGCTGCCATGGCGGAGGATCGCGCCGACTGGCCAAGCAGCATGACCATTGGGACAGCAAGTGTTGGTGGTGTTTATTTCGTCTACGGTAACGGCCTTGCCAGCTACATTGGGGAAGCGCTCGGCGTTAATGCCAGCGGCGAGATCACTGGGGGCCCGTCGCAGAATGTGACCTTGGTGCAAATGCAGGAACATGACATTGGCCTGGTCACCATGGGGCCGATGTACGAAGCCTGGACTGGCAAGAGCGAACTGGCGCCTGGGTTGGAGCACAAAGATGTGCGGGCCTTGTTCCCGATGTACGAGACCCCTTTCCACGGAATCGCGCTGAGTCGCTCCGAGATCGAATCGGTTGCCGACCTGGAAGGCAAGCGCGTGAGCGTCGGACCGGCCGGTGGCACCGCTGGAACCTACTGGCCAAGGTTTTTTGAGGCGCTCGGCGTGACGGTGCGCCCGTCCTTTACCGGCGCTTCGGATGCCGCCAGCCAGTTGAAGGATGGCCTGATTGATGGCTTCACATTCGCAGCCGGCGTGCCCATTGGTGCCTTCTCGCAACTCGCGGCTGAAACCGATGTGAAGACCTTTGGTTTCACGCCGGAAGAACTCGAAACCATTCTGAAGGAGTTCCCCGAGGTCGCCGCCTACACCATCCCAGCCGGCACCTACGCGGGACAGACCGAGGATGACAACACAGTGGCTATGTGGAACTTCGCCGTCGTGCACCGCGACATGCCGGAGAGTCTGGCCTACGAGATCACCAAGCTGGTGCTCGAAAACAACGATCGCATGCTCAAGATCCATGCCGCGGCCAAGGCCACCTTGCTTGAGAACTGGGTCAACAACAGTTTCCTGCCTTTCCATCCGGGTGCGGTGCGCTACTTCGAGGAACAGGGCATCACCATCCCTGACAACCTCCGCGGCTGA
- a CDS encoding TRAP transporter permease — protein sequence MTTDAPQNDLRKSLRKSPGKTGQSTTTAVAPATSSVDAEVVTSNQRVFVGLLGLLFAGACVLYTAFHVGVMNLYPLETWVYRLIHVSCGLALGFIFFSARAFPAPDGGQRPASWLEWILLLPAAVAIFTALVQIIWAIFTDGRVATGAPPEQMLMTFGYPILLGTVLAILASWVSPLGARDRLPPPDLLLAVAAITVGLYIISHAEFLRFRASVFPHGNDMYAAIAGILLILEMTRRLAGVALVVIVAIFIAYGFVGPWLPGVLEHRGYAPERFFAFIYTDNGILGPTTAVSSTYIILFITFAAFLQASRVGEYFVNFAFAAAGGARGGPAKVAVFSSGLMGMINGTSAGNVVSTGSLTIPLMKRVGYKPQTSASIEAAASSGGQILPPIMGAGAFIMAEITGIAYTDIVIAAIIPAALYFLSMYFMVDKEALKLDMHGLPREELPQFAAMARQAFLFIPIVILMGALFMGYSVIRAGTLAMAAAAVVSWLTPHRMGGKEIAYALEIAARMSLQLVAVCAAAGIIVGVIALTGVGVRFSSLLLALAGQSQIIALVFAMLVAIILGMGMPTTAAYAVAASVIAPGLIQMGINPLTAHFFIFYFAVMSAITPPVALAAYAGAAIARSDPMRTSLESFKIGLAAFVVPFMFFYSPPMLMQGAWYQNLHAFLSAGLGIFLFASAIQGWFFGQIHWTLRILVLGAALAMIGGGWQSDLIGLSVAAVIFAAQRFVLNPVKNQDQLKTRTS from the coding sequence ATGACCACAGACGCACCCCAGAATGACTTGCGGAAAAGCTTGCGGAAAAGCCCAGGGAAAACAGGGCAGTCAACCACCACAGCCGTCGCGCCAGCAACGAGTTCCGTCGATGCCGAGGTGGTGACCTCCAACCAGCGCGTTTTCGTCGGTTTGCTCGGTCTTTTGTTCGCGGGAGCCTGTGTGCTCTATACCGCTTTTCATGTCGGAGTGATGAACCTCTACCCGCTGGAGACCTGGGTCTATCGCCTGATCCATGTGTCCTGCGGCCTCGCGTTGGGTTTTATTTTCTTTTCCGCCCGCGCCTTCCCCGCGCCGGATGGCGGCCAACGCCCGGCAAGCTGGCTGGAATGGATCCTGCTGCTGCCAGCCGCGGTGGCTATTTTTACCGCGCTGGTGCAAATCATCTGGGCCATTTTCACCGACGGCCGCGTGGCCACGGGCGCCCCGCCGGAGCAGATGCTGATGACCTTCGGCTACCCGATCCTGCTCGGGACGGTCTTGGCGATTCTCGCCTCCTGGGTCTCGCCGCTGGGCGCACGCGACCGCCTGCCACCGCCGGATCTGCTGCTCGCGGTGGCCGCCATCACCGTGGGGCTGTACATCATTTCGCATGCCGAGTTTCTGCGCTTTCGCGCCAGCGTCTTCCCGCATGGCAATGACATGTACGCCGCCATTGCCGGGATCCTGCTGATCCTGGAGATGACGCGACGGCTGGCGGGCGTGGCGCTGGTGGTGATTGTGGCGATCTTCATCGCCTACGGTTTCGTCGGCCCTTGGCTGCCGGGGGTGCTGGAGCATCGCGGCTATGCGCCGGAACGCTTTTTTGCCTTTATCTACACCGACAACGGCATTCTTGGACCCACCACGGCGGTGTCATCGACCTACATCATTCTGTTTATTACCTTCGCGGCCTTTCTGCAGGCGAGTCGCGTGGGGGAATATTTCGTGAACTTCGCCTTTGCCGCCGCCGGCGGCGCGCGCGGTGGCCCGGCCAAGGTGGCGGTGTTCTCCTCCGGGCTGATGGGCATGATCAATGGCACCTCGGCCGGCAATGTGGTGTCCACTGGCTCGCTGACCATTCCGCTGATGAAGCGGGTCGGCTACAAACCGCAGACCTCGGCGTCGATCGAGGCGGCGGCCTCCTCGGGTGGGCAGATCCTGCCGCCGATCATGGGCGCTGGTGCCTTCATCATGGCTGAGATCACCGGCATCGCCTACACCGACATTGTGATCGCGGCCATCATCCCGGCGGCGCTGTATTTTCTGTCCATGTATTTCATGGTGGACAAAGAGGCATTGAAGCTCGATATGCACGGCCTGCCGCGCGAGGAGCTGCCCCAGTTCGCCGCCATGGCGCGGCAGGCATTTTTGTTCATCCCCATCGTTATCCTGATGGGCGCCCTGTTCATGGGTTATTCGGTGATTCGTGCCGGCACCCTGGCGATGGCGGCCGCCGCCGTGGTGAGCTGGCTCACGCCCCATCGCATGGGCGGGAAAGAGATCGCCTACGCGCTGGAGATCGCGGCGCGGATGTCGCTGCAACTGGTGGCGGTGTGCGCGGCGGCGGGCATCATCGTGGGCGTGATTGCACTGACCGGTGTCGGGGTGCGGTTCTCGTCGCTGCTGCTGGCGCTGGCGGGACAAAGCCAGATTATCGCGCTGGTGTTCGCCATGCTGGTGGCCATTATTCTCGGCATGGGCATGCCCACCACGGCGGCCTATGCGGTGGCGGCGAGCGTGATCGCGCCGGGTCTCATCCAAATGGGCATCAATCCGCTGACCGCGCATTTTTTCATCTTCTATTTCGCGGTGATGTCGGCCATCACGCCGCCGGTGGCGCTGGCGGCTTACGCCGGCGCGGCCATAGCGCGCTCCGATCCCATGCGCACCAGTCTTGAGAGCTTCAAAATCGGCCTGGCCGCCTTTGTGGTGCCCTTCATGTTCTTTTACTCGCCGCCCATGCTGATGCAGGGCGCCTGGTATCAGAACCTGCATGCCTTCCTGAGCGCGGGATTGGGCATTTTCCTCTTTGCCTCCGCCATCCAGGGCTGGTTCTTCGGGCAGATTCACTGGACGCTGCGCATTCTGGTATTGGGTGCGGCGCTGGCGATGATTGGCGGTGGCTGGCAGTCGGATCTCATCGGCCTGAGCGTCGCCGCGGTGATTTTCGCCGCGCAGCGTTTTGTCCTCAATCCGGTTAAAAACCAGGACCAGTTAAAAACCAGGACCAGTTAA